In Nicotiana tabacum cultivar K326 chromosome 19, ASM71507v2, whole genome shotgun sequence, one DNA window encodes the following:
- the LOC142173398 gene encoding uncharacterized protein LOC142173398 — MKLAVTTAKTAAFERLYEDLEGKGGDRKLYKLAKIRERKARDLNRVRCIKDEDDKVLVEEACIRRRWQEYFHRLLNEEGDRNIVLGELENSESRRDFGFCRRISCEEVDVAIRKMSRGKATGPDEIPVKFWKEAGRVGMDWLTSSFNVIFKTKKMPEDWRWSLMIPLYKTKYRERKKDLHMVFIDLEKAYDRVLREVLWRCLEVSGVLVAYIRVIKDMYDGAKTRARTAGGDSKHFPVEMGLHQGSALSSFLLALALDVLTHHIQGRVP; from the exons ATGAAGCTCGCAGTTACGACGGCCAAGACTGCAGCTTTTGAAAGATTGTATGAGGATCTTGAGGGCAAAGGAGGGGATAGGAAGCTGTACAAGTTAGCCAAAATTAgggagaggaaggctcgggaccTGAATcgagtgaggtgcatcaaagacgaagACGATAAGGTATTGGTGGAAGAGGCATGTATCAGACGTAGATGGCAGGAGTACTTCCATAGACTCTTGAACGAGGAGGGGGATAGGAACATAGTGCTGGGTGAGTTGGAAAACTCAGAGAGTCGgagagattttgggttttgtagGCGTATTAGTTGTGAGGAGGTTGATGTGGCTATACGGAAGATGAGCAGGGGTAAGGCGACTGGGCCTGACGAGATCCCAgtgaaattttggaaagaagCGGGTAGGGTAGGCATGGATTGGCTTACTAGCTCGTTTAACGTCATTTTCaagacgaagaagatgcccgaagattGGAGGTGGAGTTTGATGATTCCGTTGTACAAAACAAAG tatagggagaggaaaAAGGACTTGCacatggtgttcattgaccttGAGAAGGCTTATGACAGAGTCCTGAGGGAGGTGCtatggaggtgtttggaggttagCGGAGTCCTGGTagcatacattagggtgattaaggacatgtacgatGGCGCTAAGACTCGGGCGAGGACTGCGGGAGGAGACTCGAAACATTTCCCAGTGGAGATGGGGCTACATCAGGGATCAGCCCTTAGCTCGTTTTTGCTTGCACTAGCATTAGATGTCTTGACACATCACATACAAGGGAGGGTGCCATGA